The Candidatus Nezhaarchaeota archaeon region TATAAGAGACAGCGCCCATACCTTTACCCGGCAGCTCTCCTCGAAGGGCTCCGCCGACGAAGTCGCCCACGTTGCCGAAGACGACTATTTCACCCCCCTTCATTTTACCACCGAGCCACAGTCCAGCGTTGCCGTGGATCTCTATGGACCCTCCCCTCATGGCGAACCCTACGTAGTGAGCTACGTCCCCCTTAATGACTATCTTGCCAGCGCTCATTTTTTCACCTATCCTCCTGACCTTGGAGAGGTCGCCTTCAAGCCTAATCAAGGTGTCTAGGGCTTGAGAGCCTGGGGAGCCCTCGATGTTGAAGAGGTCGCCCAAGGTCCTCTTAGTATTGCCCTCGTAGACAGGGAGCTTAGCTATCTCGCTAAGAGGCTTACCTGCGAAGGCGTCTGGCTTAATGCGCTCAGCCTCCACCGGCACGGTAAAGGTGAACTTCGGCCTAAGCCTAACCTCCTTATACTCGACGGCCGGGGCCTCCTCCTTCTTCTTTTTCTTCTCGGACATAGCCCTCAACCCCCTACGGCTACGCCCACCGGATGCCTAAGCTCACGCTCACTTATCGCGTAGTTACTTAAGCTAATTGTGTA contains the following coding sequences:
- a CDS encoding formylmethanofuran dehydrogenase subunit C, which gives rise to MSEKKKKKEEAPAVEYKEVRLRPKFTFTVPVEAERIKPDAFAGKPLSEIAKLPVYEGNTKRTLGDLFNIEGSPGSQALDTLIRLEGDLSKVRRIGEKMSAGKIVIKGDVAHYVGFAMRGGSIEIHGNAGLWLGGKMKGGEIVVFGNVGDFVGGALRGELPGKGMGAVSY